One Ignavibacterium sp. DNA segment encodes these proteins:
- a CDS encoding putative sugar nucleotidyl transferase, translating into MQICIFEDENYSNLEPLVYSRPVYDLLCGVESLKQRIISRYENVKVTLHCRPYLEEIVKRNNPECLVNRIEETECLFINGRVIAPSNISELLPLSSSEDKVFVNEDTVVAAYLSGTNLKYKLKHLKDLFSINDFNSLPIKILDLKCVNYLWDMIFYNGSQIELDFNRLKMQNKENFINQAEHHIRLINKEDIFIGKNVIIKPGVVIDASNGPVIIDDDVFIYPNSFIEGPCFIGASAKIKAGATIYGNTSIGKVCKIGGEVEGSIFMDYSNKQHAGFIGHSYIGSWVNLGAGTNNSDLKNNYSLIKIKFSDKEVDSNHRFLGMMIGDHSKSAINTKFNTGTVVGFACNVFSSGFPDKYIPSFIWGGDSSSKVYDVNKAIETARIVINRRNIDFDNIDEKLFKFIFELTQSDRIKRGY; encoded by the coding sequence TTGCAGATATGTATATTTGAAGACGAAAATTATTCAAATCTTGAACCGCTTGTTTACTCAAGACCGGTTTATGATCTCTTATGTGGAGTAGAATCACTAAAGCAGAGAATAATAAGCAGGTACGAAAATGTTAAAGTTACCCTTCACTGCCGACCTTATCTGGAGGAAATTGTAAAGCGTAATAACCCTGAATGTTTGGTTAACAGAATTGAAGAAACAGAATGCTTATTTATCAATGGAAGAGTTATTGCTCCATCGAATATCTCAGAACTGCTTCCACTTTCAAGTTCTGAAGATAAAGTTTTTGTAAATGAAGATACAGTTGTTGCTGCTTATCTATCGGGAACAAATCTAAAGTATAAATTAAAACATTTGAAAGATCTTTTTTCGATAAATGATTTTAATAGTCTTCCGATAAAAATATTAGATCTTAAATGCGTTAATTATTTGTGGGATATGATTTTTTACAATGGTTCACAAATAGAATTGGATTTTAACCGCCTTAAGATGCAAAATAAGGAGAATTTTATAAATCAGGCTGAGCATCATATTCGCTTAATAAATAAAGAAGATATTTTTATTGGAAAAAATGTTATTATTAAACCGGGCGTGGTGATTGATGCTTCAAACGGACCAGTGATAATTGATGATGATGTTTTTATTTATCCCAACTCTTTTATCGAAGGACCTTGCTTTATCGGTGCTTCAGCTAAAATAAAAGCCGGGGCAACAATTTATGGAAATACATCCATTGGCAAAGTTTGCAAAATAGGCGGAGAAGTTGAAGGATCTATTTTTATGGATTACTCAAATAAACAGCATGCTGGATTTATCGGACATTCATATATCGGCAGCTGGGTTAATCTTGGTGCAGGTACGAATAACAGTGATCTTAAAAACAATTACTCCTTAATTAAAATTAAATTCAGTGATAAGGAAGTTGATAGTAACCATCGTTTTTTGGGGATGATGATAGGAGACCATTCCAAAAGCGCTATTAATACTAAGTTTAACACTGGTACTGTTGTGGGATTTGCTTGCAATGTCTTTTCATCAGGTTTTCCGGATAAATATATACCATCATTTATCTGGGGCGGAGACAGCTCATCAAAAGTTTACGATGTTAATAAAGCAATCGAGACAGCAAGAATAGTAATAAATAGAAGAAATATTGATTTTGATAATATTGATGAGAAATTATTTAAATTTATTTTTGAATTGACTCAATCAGACAGAATAAAAAGAGGTTATTAG
- a CDS encoding efflux RND transporter permease subunit has translation MSLSSISIQRPVLAMVMSIIIIVFGVLGYTYLGVREFPSVDPPIITVSTNYVGANADVIESQITEPLEESINGIAGIKSLTSASRDGRSTITVEFDIDIDMEAAANDVRDRVSRALFNLPPDIDMPIVSKADADATPIVFLNIQSDTRSLLELSEIANNIFKERLQTISGVGSVQIWGERKYAMRLWLDPAKLAAFRLSPVDVRNALNRENVELPSGRIEGDNTELSIRTIGRLQTEVEFDNLIIKEIGGNIVRVKDVGHSQLGAENERTILKRDGIPMVGVVLISQAGANNIAIADEFYKRLEVIKKSLPPDIKTGIGFDITTFIRNSIKEVEETIILAFCLVVLIIFLFLRDWRTTLIPILVIPISLIGTFFIMYIADFSINVLTLLGIVLAIGMVVDDAIVVLENIYTKIENKMDPVEAGRKGSAEIFFAVISTTIALSAVFMPVIFLQGITGRLFREFGMVVAGSVIISAFVALTLTPMLSTKILKRREHHNWFYNLTEPFFVSFNNTYQRQLKYFIEHRWLAFPVTFAALALIYVIYSALPTELAPLEDRGRLNLSITAQEGATFEYMERYIDETVQVLKDKVPEKEGIISITSPGWGASSVNSGSINLILKDAENRERSQQQIADDLTPVVSSLSGARTFITQQQTIGGRRAGLPIQFVLQAPNFEALRKFLPLFIEEAKKTNAFTVVETNLKFNKPELKISIDRQKARALGVSTIDIAQTIQSAFSGQRFGYFIKDGKQYQVIGQFSRENRDAPIDLKSTYVKNNNGELIQLDNVVYVDEQSAPPQLFRFNRYVSATVSAGLAPGVSLGEGIDIMYSVADNVLDEKFSTALDGVSKEFKESSSSLAFAFLLALGLIYLILAAQFESFRDPFIILFTVPLALLGALFSLWYFNQTLNIFSEIGIIMLIGLVTKNGILIVEFANQRKAAGLAKNDAVINAAAARLRPILMTSLSTVLGILPIALAIGAGSESRVSMGIAVIGGLMLSTFLTLFIIPAIYSFFSRKTASVTNVTEQ, from the coding sequence ATGAGTCTTTCTTCAATAAGTATTCAGCGCCCTGTTCTTGCGATGGTTATGTCTATAATCATCATAGTGTTTGGAGTTTTAGGTTATACATATCTCGGTGTTAGAGAATTTCCCTCAGTTGATCCCCCAATAATAACAGTTTCAACAAATTATGTTGGAGCAAATGCTGATGTAATCGAAAGCCAGATTACAGAACCGTTGGAAGAATCAATTAATGGTATTGCCGGCATAAAATCATTAACATCAGCAAGCCGGGATGGAAGAAGTACAATTACAGTTGAATTTGATATTGATATTGATATGGAAGCAGCAGCTAATGATGTTCGTGACAGAGTATCAAGAGCTCTTTTTAATCTTCCACCAGATATTGATATGCCGATTGTCTCAAAGGCGGATGCAGATGCAACTCCAATAGTGTTCCTTAATATCCAAAGCGATACCAGAAGCTTGCTTGAGCTGAGTGAAATTGCAAATAATATTTTTAAAGAAAGACTGCAAACTATAAGCGGAGTTGGATCAGTTCAAATCTGGGGTGAAAGAAAATACGCAATGAGGCTGTGGCTGGACCCAGCTAAACTTGCAGCTTTCCGTCTTTCTCCGGTTGATGTAAGAAATGCTCTGAACAGAGAAAACGTTGAACTACCCTCAGGTAGAATAGAGGGAGATAATACAGAGCTTTCTATCAGAACAATCGGAAGATTACAGACTGAAGTTGAATTTGATAATCTAATCATTAAAGAGATTGGCGGAAACATTGTAAGAGTTAAGGATGTAGGGCATTCGCAACTTGGTGCCGAGAATGAGCGCACTATTTTAAAGCGTGACGGAATTCCAATGGTTGGTGTTGTATTGATTTCACAGGCGGGTGCAAATAATATTGCAATTGCAGACGAGTTTTATAAGAGACTTGAAGTAATTAAAAAAAGTCTGCCGCCGGATATTAAAACAGGTATTGGCTTTGATATTACTACTTTCATCCGCAATTCAATCAAAGAAGTGGAAGAAACAATAATTCTTGCATTCTGTTTGGTTGTATTGATAATATTTTTGTTTTTACGCGATTGGAGAACCACTCTGATTCCGATACTTGTAATACCGATCTCATTGATTGGTACATTTTTCATAATGTATATTGCTGACTTTTCAATAAATGTTTTAACATTGCTGGGCATTGTTCTGGCAATCGGGATGGTTGTTGATGATGCAATTGTTGTTCTTGAAAATATTTATACAAAAATTGAAAACAAAATGGACCCTGTTGAAGCTGGAAGAAAAGGATCCGCAGAAATATTTTTTGCTGTAATATCAACCACCATTGCTCTTTCTGCTGTATTTATGCCGGTTATTTTTTTACAGGGCATAACCGGAAGATTGTTCCGCGAATTTGGTATGGTTGTAGCCGGCTCGGTTATTATCTCCGCATTTGTTGCTCTTACTTTAACACCAATGTTAAGTACAAAAATTCTTAAACGCAGAGAGCATCATAATTGGTTTTACAATTTAACCGAACCATTTTTTGTTTCCTTCAATAATACTTATCAAAGACAGCTTAAATATTTTATAGAACACAGATGGCTTGCATTTCCTGTTACATTTGCCGCGCTGGCATTAATTTATGTTATTTACTCAGCATTGCCGACAGAACTTGCACCGCTTGAAGACAGAGGAAGACTTAATTTAAGTATAACAGCTCAGGAGGGTGCTACATTTGAATATATGGAGCGGTATATTGATGAGACAGTTCAAGTCTTAAAGGACAAAGTACCTGAGAAGGAAGGCATAATCTCGATAACATCTCCGGGCTGGGGAGCTTCTTCAGTTAACTCCGGCTCTATAAACTTGATTTTAAAAGATGCAGAAAATAGGGAAAGATCTCAGCAGCAAATTGCTGATGATTTAACCCCTGTTGTAAGCAGTTTAAGCGGAGCCAGAACATTCATAACTCAACAGCAAACAATCGGCGGCAGAAGAGCCGGGTTACCGATACAATTTGTATTACAGGCACCTAACTTCGAAGCATTGAGAAAATTTTTACCTCTGTTTATTGAAGAAGCAAAAAAAACTAATGCTTTCACTGTAGTTGAGACAAATCTTAAGTTTAATAAACCGGAACTTAAAATTTCGATTGATAGACAAAAAGCTAGAGCGCTCGGTGTTTCTACAATTGATATTGCTCAAACAATTCAATCTGCATTCAGCGGACAAAGATTTGGATATTTTATTAAGGATGGGAAACAATATCAGGTGATTGGACAATTTTCCAGAGAAAACCGGGATGCACCAATTGATTTAAAGTCAACTTATGTTAAGAATAATAATGGCGAATTGATTCAGCTTGATAATGTTGTTTATGTAGATGAGCAAAGTGCGCCGCCTCAGTTGTTCAGATTTAACCGGTATGTTTCTGCTACTGTTTCTGCTGGCTTAGCTCCGGGTGTATCTCTGGGAGAAGGAATTGATATAATGTATAGTGTTGCTGATAATGTACTTGATGAAAAGTTTTCGACGGCGTTAGATGGCGTATCAAAAGAATTTAAGGAAAGTTCATCAAGCCTTGCCTTTGCATTTTTACTTGCGCTTGGATTGATTTATTTAATACTTGCTGCACAATTTGAGAGCTTCCGAGATCCATTTATAATACTGTTTACTGTTCCACTTGCATTATTAGGGGCACTGTTCTCGCTTTGGTATTTTAATCAAACACTTAATATCTTTAGTGAGATCGGTATTATTATGCTTATTGGTCTTGTAACAAAAAATGGAATTTTAATTGTTGAATTTGCAAATCAGAGGAAAGCAGCTGGCTTAGCTAAAAATGATGCAGTTATTAATGCCGCTGCTGCCCGTTTAAGGCCTATATTGATGACCAGTCTTTCAACAGTTTTAGGAATTTTGCCAATCGCACTGGCGATTGGTGCAGGTTCTGAAAGCAGGGTTTCTATGGGTATTGCAGTAATTGGCGGATTAATGCTTTCAACATTTTTAACGCTGTTTATTATTCCGGCAATCTATTCTTTCTTCTCAAGGAAAACTGCTTCTGTAACAAATGTAACAGAACAATAG
- a CDS encoding efflux RND transporter periplasmic adaptor subunit, with protein MKNNIKKIIITAVILVLLLIILLPKLLSSSSKENNNLAGNKTEDPVSVKAYIVVPQIMNNNVLTTGTILANEEVELKSEVAGKITKILFNEGSYVDKGDLLVKINDADLQAQLRRAESKVKLAEEKEFRQRQLRDGNLISQEEYDNTLGELNVNKADYDLIKAQIDKTEIRAPFSGTIGLRSVSEGSYLTTSTIIATFQNLNIIKIDFSIPEKYSTSVKKGDELDFKISGSATVFKAKIYAIEPKIDPGTRTLKIRAICNSNYSELIPGAFANVELSLKKINDAILVPSVAIVPELKGQKVYLYKNGVVAQQNVDIGIREETSIQVVSGLNAGDTVITSGILQIKPMSKVTISEFVK; from the coding sequence ATGAAAAACAACATTAAAAAAATTATTATCACGGCAGTAATCCTGGTTTTACTTTTAATAATACTGTTGCCAAAACTTCTTTCTTCATCTTCAAAAGAAAATAACAATCTTGCCGGCAATAAAACTGAAGATCCTGTATCTGTTAAAGCTTACATTGTAGTACCGCAGATAATGAATAATAATGTGTTAACTACGGGAACAATATTAGCGAATGAAGAAGTAGAGCTAAAGAGTGAAGTTGCGGGTAAGATAACGAAAATTCTCTTTAATGAAGGAAGTTATGTTGATAAAGGCGATCTTCTTGTAAAAATAAACGATGCAGATCTGCAGGCTCAATTAAGAAGAGCAGAGTCAAAGGTTAAACTTGCCGAAGAAAAAGAATTCAGACAAAGACAATTGCGTGATGGAAATTTAATCAGCCAGGAAGAGTATGATAACACACTTGGCGAACTTAATGTTAATAAAGCAGATTATGATTTAATTAAAGCGCAAATAGATAAAACTGAAATTCGCGCACCATTTAGCGGTACAATTGGATTAAGATCAGTTAGTGAAGGAAGTTATCTTACAACATCCACTATTATAGCTACTTTTCAGAATTTGAATATTATTAAGATTGATTTTTCTATTCCTGAAAAGTATTCAACATCGGTAAAAAAGGGAGATGAGTTAGATTTTAAGATAAGCGGCAGTGCAACTGTTTTTAAAGCAAAAATTTATGCGATAGAACCTAAAATTGATCCCGGAACAAGGACATTGAAAATTAGAGCTATATGCAATTCAAATTATTCTGAGCTGATTCCGGGAGCGTTTGCAAATGTTGAACTTAGTCTTAAAAAAATCAATGATGCAATATTAGTGCCCTCTGTTGCAATTGTTCCGGAGCTAAAAGGTCAGAAAGTTTATCTTTATAAAAATGGTGTAGTAGCCCAACAAAATGTAGATATTGGTATAAGAGAAGAAACCTCCATTCAGGTTGTTTCAGGATTAAATGCTGGTGATACAGTAATAACTTCGGGGATACTTCAAATTAAACCAATGTCAAAAGTTACTATTTCTGAGTTTGTTAAATAA
- a CDS encoding T9SS type A sorting domain-containing protein, producing MRCDKPRTFGVFYFNGLSGLGYSVLFMAIDSSGYIWVGADMNGEYRTAGRTVPVELASFSAEVNGNNVLLSWITASEINNQGFHIERRDNKNEEWKNIDFVNGNGTTTEPQSYSFVDENLSTGKYQYRLKQTDFDGTFEYSNTIEVEVSIPTRFSLNQNFPNPFNSVTSIQYAIANKQFVTLKVYDILGKEIATLVNENKEAGNYSVDFNAAELPSGVYIYQLSTAGFTQIKKMILTK from the coding sequence TTGAGGTGTGATAAACCCCGAACATTCGGGGTTTTTTATTTTAATGGTTTATCCGGTTTAGGATACTCTGTTCTTTTTATGGCAATTGACTCAAGCGGATATATCTGGGTAGGTGCAGATATGAACGGAGAGTATAGGACAGCAGGAAGAACTGTCCCTGTAGAGCTTGCATCATTCTCTGCTGAAGTAAACGGTAATAATGTGTTACTTAGCTGGATAACTGCTTCAGAGATAAATAATCAGGGATTTCACATCGAAAGACGAGATAATAAAAATGAGGAATGGAAAAACATCGATTTTGTAAACGGTAATGGTACAACAACAGAACCACAATCATATTCTTTTGTAGATGAAAATCTTTCTACTGGTAAATATCAATACAGGTTAAAGCAAACCGATTTTGATGGAACGTTTGAATATTCAAATACTATTGAAGTTGAAGTAAGTATTCCAACAAGATTTTCTTTAAATCAAAATTTCCCGAATCCCTTTAATTCTGTAACCAGTATTCAGTATGCAATAGCCAACAAACAATTTGTAACATTAAAAGTTTATGATATTCTTGGCAAAGAAATAGCAACTCTTGTAAATGAAAACAAAGAAGCAGGTAATTACAGTGTTGATTTTAATGCAGCAGAATTACCAAGCGGAGTTTATATCTACCAATTATCAACGGCTGGCTTTACCCAAATAAAGAAAATGATATTGACAAAATAA
- a CDS encoding type B 50S ribosomal protein L31: protein MKSGIHPEYKPVVFQDASCDFAILTRSTIKTNDTIEWTDGKTYPLVKLDISSGSHPFFTGKQKLLDTAGRVEKFNKKYSKKK, encoded by the coding sequence ATGAAATCAGGAATTCACCCGGAATATAAGCCAGTTGTATTTCAAGATGCATCTTGTGATTTTGCAATTTTAACCAGATCGACGATTAAAACAAATGATACTATTGAATGGACTGATGGCAAAACCTATCCCTTAGTAAAGTTGGATATATCAAGTGGTTCACATCCGTTTTTTACAGGAAAACAAAAATTACTTGATACTGCCGGCAGAGTTGAAAAGTTCAACAAAAAATACAGCAAAAAGAAATAA
- a CDS encoding sigma-70 family RNA polymerase sigma factor, which translates to MERNFNDLSDEELILEFQSSGNEKAFEILVSRFKNPLINFVYRFLGDYDSCVDVVQDTFIKVYRYKDNYSSLAKFSTWIYTIAGNLARTEYQRKRRRNFFSINSYGDEQKTFDIPDEAYRPDIQTDMKIKSEIIQKALLKVRDTYREAVILRDIQELSYEEIAEIMQIEIGTVKSRINRGRSELQKYLKDIYKD; encoded by the coding sequence GTGGAAAGAAATTTTAACGATTTATCAGATGAAGAGCTTATACTTGAATTTCAAAGCAGTGGAAATGAAAAAGCATTTGAGATTTTGGTAAGCAGATTTAAAAATCCGTTAATAAATTTTGTATATAGATTTCTTGGTGATTATGATAGTTGCGTTGATGTAGTTCAGGATACTTTTATAAAAGTTTACAGATACAAAGATAACTATAGTTCTTTGGCAAAATTTTCAACCTGGATTTATACAATCGCAGGCAATCTTGCCCGTACTGAATATCAGCGAAAACGCAGAAGAAATTTCTTTTCAATTAACAGTTATGGCGACGAACAGAAGACATTTGATATTCCTGACGAAGCCTATAGACCGGATATTCAAACTGATATGAAAATTAAAAGTGAAATTATTCAGAAAGCACTATTGAAAGTAAGAGATACTTATCGTGAGGCAGTGATTTTAAGAGACATACAAGAATTATCTTATGAGGAAATTGCGGAAATTATGCAAATAGAAATTGGAACCGTTAAATCTCGGATTAACCGCGGCAGATCAGAGCTGCAAAAATATCTAAAGGATATTTATAAGGATTGA
- the holA gene encoding DNA polymerase III subunit delta, with the protein MAKTKAPTIQEIQKQLKQKKILPVYYLFGEDTYSIETTHKAIEEILSPYITSDFDKETYFGEKQTFANIVGLASTFPFGSEKKLITLKQTEKVKEKKELVNYLKEPADFSVIIFLHEGSISNIESEPYKTLLSLGYLFEAKELKGNSLIEWIILTAEKNNKKISYENAQLLMDISGENRSSLEAQLEKIILYIGENKEITIESIRGLSTSLKQYTIFDLQNALAKRNKSSALKVAHNLLKNGIDPIQIIGMLNKYFTGLARLTELTASKTNEYQIARALGTHPYYLPGYHNARKLYSNKQLADVFSALLKADISLKTTSIDDYTLLTVLIAEIIQD; encoded by the coding sequence ATGGCAAAAACTAAAGCTCCAACAATTCAGGAAATACAAAAACAGTTAAAACAAAAAAAGATTTTACCTGTTTACTACTTATTTGGAGAAGATACATACAGCATTGAAACTACACATAAAGCTATTGAAGAAATTTTAAGTCCTTATATTACTTCTGACTTTGATAAAGAAACTTATTTCGGAGAAAAACAAACCTTTGCCAATATAGTTGGATTAGCTTCAACATTTCCTTTCGGTTCTGAAAAAAAACTTATTACTCTTAAACAAACAGAAAAAGTGAAAGAAAAAAAAGAGCTGGTAAATTATCTGAAAGAACCCGCAGACTTTTCTGTAATTATTTTCTTGCATGAAGGCTCTATTAGTAATATCGAATCAGAACCATACAAAACGCTTTTAAGTCTGGGTTATCTTTTTGAAGCTAAAGAGTTAAAAGGAAATTCTTTAATTGAGTGGATAATCTTAACTGCTGAAAAGAATAATAAAAAGATATCCTATGAAAACGCACAGCTGCTAATGGATATATCAGGTGAAAACAGAAGCTCACTGGAAGCGCAGCTTGAAAAAATAATTCTATATATTGGTGAAAACAAAGAAATAACAATCGAAAGTATAAGAGGACTTTCAACATCATTGAAACAATATACTATTTTCGATTTACAAAACGCTTTGGCAAAAAGAAATAAAAGTAGTGCATTAAAAGTTGCGCACAATCTGTTAAAAAACGGCATTGATCCAATACAGATAATTGGGATGCTTAATAAATATTTTACAGGATTAGCAAGATTAACAGAACTTACTGCATCGAAAACGAATGAATATCAGATTGCCAGAGCTTTAGGAACACATCCATACTACTTACCCGGATATCATAATGCTCGAAAATTATACTCAAACAAACAGCTTGCCGATGTTTTTTCTGCATTGCTTAAAGCAGATATTTCTTTGAAAACTACATCAATTGATGATTATACATTGTTGACGGTTTTGATTGCAGAAATAATTCAGGACTAA
- a CDS encoding peptidylprolyl isomerase, with translation MKKLFLTLILLSLVFTSNIISQNKDTKKMSDSLTVAVIKTNMGVIELELFEKATPKTVENFVGLANKGYYNGVIFHRVIDGFMIQGGDPTGTGRGGESIWGKKFNDEFVDSLKHDSEGILSMANAGSNTNGSQFFITLAPTPWLNNHHTVFGKVIKGMDVVKAIGKVEKNPQDRPLKDVVMESVTIEKR, from the coding sequence ATGAAAAAACTTTTTTTAACATTGATCTTACTTTCGCTTGTTTTTACTTCAAATATAATATCACAAAATAAGGATACTAAAAAAATGTCAGATAGCTTAACAGTAGCAGTAATCAAAACAAATATGGGCGTTATTGAATTAGAATTATTTGAAAAGGCAACTCCCAAAACTGTAGAAAATTTTGTTGGACTTGCAAATAAAGGTTATTACAACGGTGTAATTTTTCACAGGGTTATTGATGGCTTTATGATTCAGGGCGGTGATCCGACTGGAACCGGAAGAGGCGGCGAGAGTATTTGGGGCAAAAAATTTAATGATGAATTTGTTGATTCATTAAAACACGACAGCGAAGGTATTTTATCAATGGCCAATGCAGGATCTAACACTAATGGCAGTCAGTTTTTTATTACACTGGCTCCCACTCCCTGGCTTAATAATCATCATACTGTTTTTGGTAAGGTTATTAAGGGAATGGATGTGGTTAAAGCAATTGGTAAAGTGGAAAAAAATCCGCAGGATAGACCATTAAAAGATGTAGTAATGGAAAGCGTGACAATAGAAAAAAGATAA
- the uppP gene encoding undecaprenyl-diphosphatase UppP: protein MSIIDAIILGLIQGITEFLPISSTGHLTLAGKFMGLISEEHPEQWTSFIAVIQLGTMVSILVYFWKDLWSIFIEFIRNNLQSRVKYSEQTLNSKLGWMIIIGTVPIVIIGLLFKDAIEGALTKNLYVIGGSLIILAIILAAAEKTARFKKDLKDITLFDSIMIGIAQAVALIPGSSRSGTTITGGLFLGLKRDVAARFSFLLSVPAVLASGLLQLKESFAFINFDIAINLIIATLISGISGYLAIDFLLKYLKKNTTFIFIFYRIALGVLILILLYSNVINP, encoded by the coding sequence TTGAGTATTATTGATGCAATTATTCTTGGTTTAATTCAGGGAATTACGGAGTTTCTTCCAATCAGCAGTACCGGTCATTTAACTCTTGCCGGAAAATTTATGGGTCTGATTTCTGAAGAACATCCTGAGCAGTGGACATCTTTTATTGCTGTTATTCAACTTGGAACAATGGTTTCAATTCTGGTTTATTTCTGGAAAGATTTATGGTCAATATTTATTGAATTCATCCGGAACAATCTGCAAAGCAGAGTTAAATATTCTGAACAAACTCTTAATTCAAAACTTGGCTGGATGATAATTATTGGAACGGTACCGATTGTTATAATTGGATTATTATTTAAAGATGCAATTGAAGGTGCGTTAACAAAAAATCTGTATGTGATTGGCGGCAGCTTGATTATCCTCGCAATTATCCTTGCAGCCGCAGAAAAAACTGCAAGATTTAAAAAAGACTTAAAGGATATTACACTATTTGATTCTATTATGATTGGTATTGCCCAGGCGGTTGCATTAATACCCGGCTCCTCTCGATCAGGAACAACAATAACAGGAGGTTTGTTTTTAGGTTTAAAGCGGGATGTTGCTGCAAGATTTTCATTTCTCTTAAGTGTACCAGCTGTGCTTGCGAGCGGCTTGCTTCAACTAAAAGAATCTTTTGCATTTATTAATTTTGATATTGCAATTAATCTTATTATTGCCACTTTGATTTCTGGTATTAGTGGTTATCTTGCAATAGATTTTTTACTAAAGTATCTAAAAAAGAACACAACCTTCATTTTTATTTTCTACCGGATAGCCCTTGGTGTGTTGATTTTAATTTTACTTTATTCAAATGTTATAAACCCATAA
- a CDS encoding lysylphosphatidylglycerol synthase transmembrane domain-containing protein, whose product MTSDKKNKFGRISTLINYGISIILAVVFLYIAFNDVDFSEVLEIVSGANIFWTSVFILVTMLGHYFRALRWKYILNSVKPNTSMKNLFGSLMVGYGVNCVTPKLGEVTRAVLIGKWEGLSRSSMFGTVILERVIDIIMISVSIIIALFLTGVSLSIKFPWLVTSLYIMGGVTIISIVLVYLVLRIKEKFSVFILKFAGKISNKFAERAAYIFTTLAEGFASIKGTKNYFWTIFWSIAIIVLYAFGSYAGMLMLDMQNVQPVTFGMGWVIMSVSAIGVIIPTPGNTGSYHTLAKSSLVLIFGFDETISAAYAFLTHIIGYILFICTALIMFFIINKHRDNLFKVVETEIREV is encoded by the coding sequence TTGACCTCAGATAAAAAGAATAAATTTGGCAGAATCAGCACTCTGATAAATTATGGGATCTCTATAATTCTTGCCGTTGTTTTTTTATATATAGCATTTAATGATGTTGATTTTAGTGAAGTGCTTGAAATTGTATCCGGTGCAAATATTTTCTGGACATCAGTTTTTATATTAGTTACCATGCTTGGGCATTATTTTCGTGCACTAAGATGGAAATATATTTTAAACTCTGTAAAACCAAATACATCAATGAAAAATCTTTTTGGTTCTTTGATGGTTGGATACGGAGTTAATTGTGTTACGCCAAAACTTGGAGAAGTTACTCGCGCTGTATTGATAGGTAAGTGGGAGGGTTTATCGCGCTCTTCCATGTTTGGAACAGTTATACTTGAAAGAGTTATTGATATTATAATGATTAGCGTATCAATAATAATTGCACTTTTCTTAACCGGAGTAAGTTTATCAATAAAATTTCCATGGCTGGTTACTTCTCTTTATATAATGGGCGGAGTTACTATTATTTCTATCGTTTTAGTTTATCTTGTTTTACGGATTAAAGAAAAATTTTCTGTGTTTATCTTAAAGTTTGCCGGAAAAATCTCTAACAAGTTTGCTGAAAGAGCTGCTTATATTTTTACAACGCTTGCCGAAGGTTTTGCTAGTATAAAAGGAACAAAAAATTATTTCTGGACTATTTTCTGGTCAATTGCAATTATTGTTTTATATGCCTTTGGTTCTTATGCCGGAATGCTGATGCTTGATATGCAAAATGTACAGCCTGTTACTTTTGGAATGGGATGGGTTATTATGAGCGTAAGTGCGATAGGTGTTATAATTCCTACACCCGGAAATACAGGTTCATATCATACTCTTGCAAAGTCATCATTAGTTTTAATTTTCGGATTTGATGAAACTATAAGTGCAGCTTATGCATTTTTAACACATATAATCGGATACATTTTGTTCATCTGCACTGCTCTCATAATGTTCTTTATAATTAACAAACATCGTGATAATTTATTTAAAGTAGTTGAAACTGAAATAAGGGAAGTATGA